In Populus nigra chromosome 1, ddPopNigr1.1, whole genome shotgun sequence, one genomic interval encodes:
- the LOC133680841 gene encoding uncharacterized protein LOC133680841, with translation MEREHHIDVGANTPYKQHPNPTQPIQIPITMDLTNEDPQDVRVSDHVGYDKWTALEERLRAVEGNDLFDPIRAAEVCLVPNIVIPKKFRVLEFVKYTRMECPKTHLRSYYNKMAEVIYDDKLLIYFFQDSLTGSTLRWYMRLDNVRIKKWTDLADAFLKQYKFNLEIALDRTSLITMEKGAQESVRAYAQRWRDQAINVQPLLIETEMVTLFANTFRAPYYEHLMGSSAQDFYDAVQIAKRIEHGVQSGRIAEPIEKRGFVGKKKEIEVNNLEDSCKRKGKNYQNYQTPTSQITSINFSKPSIPNQPHQTKFPTNNQNNYQRRDNRQLEEQLPPLPITLNELYAKLLSIEQIAPLPLPPMQPPFPTWYNPELTCEYHTGNTGHNIENCVAFKKRVSQLIKIGWVTFEDSPNVNSNPLPKHAVGGSGVNTMEVGSKGKVLRVTMARLYEMLVQSEHLEKPSEHCIREDEFCPFHKKKGHHIDECIEFHQKVVRMLTLGELRIEAVKDNEEIEMIENWGKCRVQSTVNRLSKLVLTKPSYANKVDYGAMPGDYGYTSNIKTPLSWFRNEISGLTRSGRCFTPEEVEKQRKAKGKGVLDLDKEFEVNKPVTEEETNEFLKLMKHSEYCIVDQLKKTLAKISIMSLILSSEPHRNALQKVLNEAYVPQDIEQKTMEHLVGRIHAANYLYFTEDELDAEGTGHNKALYVTIRCKDCLIGKVLIDNGSALNILPRHMLDEMPVDPSHMQPSVMTARAYDGSPSQDLDRDYPIFSGVRYGGSDGVGSGNLIVKSINGFRTRRG, from the exons ATGGAGAGGGAACATCATATAGACGTAGGGGCAAATACACCATATAAGCAGCATCCTAATCCCACTCAGCCCATCCAAATCCCTATTACAATGGATTTGACAAACGAGGATCCACAAGACGTCAGAGTCTCTGATCATGTTGGGTATGATAAATGGACTGCCCTAGAGGAGAGGCTAAGGGCAGTTGAAGGGAATGATTTATTTGACCCAATTAGGGCCGctgaagtatgtttggtacctAACATCGTAATTCCAAAGAAGTTCAGAGTGCTGGAGTTTGTTAAGTATACCAGAATGGAATGCCCAAAGACCCATCTTCGTTCCTACTATAACAAGATGGCAGAAGTTATCTATGATGATAAGTTGCTAATTTACTTCTTCCAAGATAGTTTGACAGGATCGACCCTCAGATGGTATATGAGGTTGGACAATGTTAGGATTAAGAAATGGACAGATCTGGCAGATGCTTTCTTAAAGCAATACAAGTTCAATCTTGAGATTGCTCTTGATAGGACAAGTCTGATTACCATGGAGAAAGGAGCTCAAGAGTCCGTGAGGGCTTATGCTCAGAGGTGGCGAGACCAAGCTATCAATGTACAACCTCTACTAATAGAGACGGAGATGGTAACACTGTTTGCCAATACTTTTAGGGCCCCATACTATGAACATCTTATGGGTAGCTCAGCCCAAGATTTCTATGATGCTGTGCAAATTGCTAAAAGGATTGAGCATGGAGTCCAAAGTGGGAGAATTGCGGAACCTATAGAGAAGAGGGGTTTTGttgggaagaagaaggaaattgaGGTAAATAACCTAGAAGACAGTTGTAAAAGGAAAGGCAAAAACTACCAAAACTATCAAACACCTACCTCCCAAATCACTAGCATCAACTTTTCCAAACCCTCCATCCCAAACCAACCCCATCAAACAAAATTCCCCACCAATAACCAAAACAATTACCAAAGGAGAGACAACCGACAACTAGAAGAACAATTACCGCCTCTGCCAATAACCCTAAATGAGTTATATGCCAAGTTGCTAAGTATTGAGCAGATAGCTCCCTTACCATTACCTCCTATGCAACCACCTTTCCCTACCTGGTACAAccccgagttgacttgtgaaTACCATACTGGTAATACGGGTCACAATATTGAGAACTGCGTAGCTTTTAAGAAGAGGGTATCGCAGTTGATCAAAATCGGATGGGTCACTTTTGAAGATTCGCCTAATGTGAATTCGAACCCTTTACCCAAACATGCTGTAGGTGGTAGTGGAGTGAATACTATGGAGGTCGGTAGCAAAGGGAAGGTGCTAAGAGTGACCATGGCAAGGTTGTATGAAATGTTGGTACAATCTGAACATTTGGAGAAACCATCTGAACATTGCATAAGGGAAGACGAGTTTTGCCCattccataaaaagaaagggcATCACATTGATGAATGCATTGAGTTTCATCAAAAGGTTGTGAGAATGCTGACTTTAGGAGAGTTAAGGATTGAGGCTGTAAAAGATAATGAAGAGATAGAGATGATAGAGAATTGGGGGAAATGTAGAGTCCAATCAACAGTTAATAGGCTCTCAAAATTGGTACTAACTAAGCCCTCATATGCAAACAAAGTAGACTATGGGGCGATGCCTGGAGATTATGGTTATACCTCGAATATCAAAACTCCTTTGTCATGGTTCCGAAATGAGATAAGTGGGCTAACTCGGAGTGGTCGTTGTTTCACACCTGAAGAGGtagaaaagcaaagaaaggCTAAGGGCAAAGGGGTGTTGGACCTCGATAAAGAGTTTGAGGTAAATAAACCTGTAACTGAGGAAGAAACAAATGAGTTCCTGAAATTGATGAAGCATAGTGAGTACTGTATAGTGGATCAGTTGAAGAAGACCCTTGCCAAGATCTCCATCATGTCATTAatactcagctctgagccgcatcgTAATGCTTTGCAAAAAGTATTGAATGAGGCTTACGTACCCCAAGATATTGAACAAAAGACTATGGAGCATCTAGTAGGGAGGATCCATGCTgccaattatttatattttacagaAGATGAACTTGACGCTGAAGGAACTGGGCATAACAAGGCTTTGTATGTCACGATCCGATGCAAAGACTGTCTCATCGGCAAAGTTCTTATCgataatggctcggcccttaaTATCTTACCAAGGCATATGCTGGATGAAATGCCGGTAGATCCCTCACACATGCAACCCAGTGTGATGACGGCTAGAGCATACGATGGCTCACCAAG TCAGGACCTCGACAgggactaccccatattctctggtgtacggtatggaGGCAGTGATGGCGTTGGAAGTGGAAATCTCATCG